From a region of the Synechococcus sp. PCC 7502 genome:
- a CDS encoding ferredoxin--nitrite reductase, producing the protein MANKFEDLKSAKDGLDVKAELEHFAQIGWEEVPSDDLEHRLKWLGLFYRKSTPGKFMLRMRIPSGILTSGQLRVLAEVVQQCGEDGVADITTRQNIQMRGIALSNVPEIFRKFSESGLTSIQSGMDNVRNITASPVAGIDANELIDTRGLARKIQDMITNNGDGNKSFSNLPRKFNIAIAGCRDNSVHAEINDIAFIPAYKGGEKGASIGFNVLVGGFFSIKRVAEAIPLNAWVDPRDVVQLCEAILLVFRDHGLRENRQKSRLMWLIDEWGIAKFRDEVEKRLGYTLLPASPKDEIEWNKRDHIGIHAQKQSGLNYVGLHVPVGRLYASDMFNLARMADVYGSGEVRLTVEQNIIIPDVPDSRIGALLKEPLLQKFSAYPGNLFRALVSCTGIQFCNLAIIETKNRSLALVEALESELSLPRPVRIHWSGCANSCGQPQVGDIGFIGCKARKNGVMVDAVDIYMGGEVGKDAHLGECVMEKIPCEDLKDVVQKLLIENFGAVPKSRATVNKSELILV; encoded by the coding sequence ATGGCAAATAAGTTTGAAGATTTAAAATCAGCAAAAGATGGATTAGATGTAAAAGCTGAGCTTGAGCATTTTGCCCAGATTGGTTGGGAAGAAGTACCCTCTGATGATTTAGAACATCGGCTCAAGTGGTTAGGCTTGTTCTATCGCAAAAGTACCCCCGGCAAATTTATGCTGCGGATGCGAATTCCTAGTGGCATCTTAACCAGTGGGCAATTGAGAGTACTGGCAGAAGTAGTCCAGCAGTGCGGTGAAGATGGTGTTGCTGATATTACCACTCGCCAAAATATCCAAATGCGCGGGATTGCCTTAAGCAATGTTCCAGAAATTTTTCGTAAATTTAGCGAATCAGGCTTAACTAGCATTCAATCTGGTATGGATAACGTGCGAAATATCACTGCCTCTCCTGTAGCGGGCATAGATGCGAATGAATTGATTGATACCCGTGGCTTGGCACGCAAAATTCAAGACATGATTACTAACAACGGTGACGGCAATAAATCCTTTAGTAATCTGCCTCGGAAATTTAATATTGCGATCGCAGGTTGTCGAGATAATTCTGTTCATGCCGAAATCAATGATATTGCCTTTATTCCCGCTTATAAAGGTGGAGAAAAAGGAGCATCGATAGGTTTTAATGTCTTAGTCGGAGGTTTCTTCTCCATCAAGCGCGTTGCAGAAGCAATTCCCCTCAATGCTTGGGTTGATCCTCGTGATGTGGTGCAGTTGTGTGAGGCTATCCTTTTAGTATTTCGAGATCATGGACTGAGGGAAAATCGGCAAAAGTCTCGACTTATGTGGCTGATTGATGAATGGGGCATAGCCAAATTTCGCGATGAGGTGGAAAAGCGACTTGGATATACTCTTCTACCTGCTTCACCTAAAGACGAAATTGAGTGGAATAAACGCGATCACATCGGTATCCATGCCCAAAAGCAATCGGGCTTAAATTATGTGGGATTACATGTCCCTGTCGGCAGGCTCTATGCTTCCGATATGTTTAATCTAGCTCGGATGGCAGATGTCTATGGTAGTGGAGAAGTACGTTTAACCGTAGAGCAGAACATTATTATTCCAGATGTTCCTGATTCTCGGATTGGAGCTTTACTCAAAGAACCTTTACTCCAAAAATTCTCTGCCTATCCGGGTAATTTATTCCGAGCCTTAGTTTCTTGCACTGGCATTCAGTTTTGTAATTTAGCAATTATTGAAACTAAAAACAGAAGTCTGGCACTAGTGGAGGCATTAGAATCTGAACTATCTTTGCCCCGCCCCGTGAGAATCCATTGGAGTGGATGTGCGAACTCCTGTGGGCAACCCCAAGTGGGTGATATTGGCTTCATTGGCTGTAAAGCTCGTAAAAATGGCGTTATGGTCGATGCTGTTGATATTTATATGGGGGGCGAAGTCGGGAAAGATGCCCATTTGGGTGAATGCGTTATGGAAAAAATTCCCTGCGAAGACCTCAAAGATGTGGTGCAGAAACTATTGATTGAGAATTTTGGTGCTGTTCCTAAATCTAGGGCTACGGTCAATAAATCTGAATTGATTCTTGTCTAA
- the nagA gene encoding N-acetylglucosamine-6-phosphate deacetylase, with product MRRSPKFICYSSGGIDLQINGALGIAFNELNSENSASLAKVCEYLWNCGIDGFLPTLVTNAPEKILSSLAAIHQAIAQLKNAPNSAQILGVHLECAFFHPDRRGAHPREYLKPLTIDSLKQLVGDHLEIIKLITLAPELDVTNTVIPFLVERGIIVSLGHSTATSRQAQSAFNLGATMVTHAFNAMPPLHHREPGLLGAAILNPRVYCGLIADGVHVHPQMVEILWRLKGKEIVLVSDALAPLGLPDGIYPWDDRTIEIKDFTARLPDGTLSGTTLSLFDCVQNLVIWGICSPQEAIALATESPRKVLNLPLFPASLAWYWQEEEAQLTWERCDGYR from the coding sequence ATGCGGCGATCGCCTAAATTTATTTGCTATTCCAGTGGTGGGATCGATTTACAGATTAATGGGGCTTTGGGCATAGCCTTTAATGAATTAAATAGCGAGAATAGTGCATCTTTGGCTAAAGTTTGCGAATATCTATGGAATTGTGGCATTGACGGATTTTTACCAACTTTAGTTACTAATGCCCCTGAAAAAATTTTGAGTTCTTTGGCAGCGATTCATCAAGCGATCGCCCAGCTTAAAAATGCTCCCAACTCAGCCCAAATTTTAGGAGTGCATTTAGAATGTGCTTTTTTCCATCCCGATCGCCGTGGAGCGCATCCTAGAGAGTATCTTAAACCTTTAACCATAGATTCACTCAAACAATTAGTTGGCGATCACTTAGAAATTATTAAGCTGATCACCCTTGCCCCAGAGCTAGATGTCACGAATACTGTTATTCCCTTTTTAGTCGAACGGGGGATTATTGTCAGCCTCGGACATTCCACAGCTACATCTAGGCAGGCTCAATCTGCTTTTAATCTGGGTGCAACTATGGTGACCCATGCCTTTAATGCCATGCCACCTTTGCATCATCGAGAGCCGGGGTTATTGGGGGCAGCGATTTTAAATCCGAGGGTTTACTGTGGTTTAATTGCCGATGGGGTCCATGTCCATCCCCAAATGGTTGAGATATTATGGCGACTGAAGGGCAAAGAAATTGTTTTAGTCAGTGATGCCCTTGCCCCTTTAGGCTTACCCGATGGGATTTATCCGTGGGACGATCGCACCATTGAGATCAAAGATTTTACGGCACGATTGCCCGATGGAACTCTATCTGGGACAACTCTTTCGCTGTTTGATTGTGTGCAGAATCTGGTCATATGGGGAATTTGCTCTCCCCAAGAAGCGATCGCCCTAGCAACGGAAAGTCCCAGAAAAGTTCTTAATCTGCCCTTGTTTCCAGCTTCTCTAGCTTGGTATTGGCAGGAAGAGGAGGCACAACTGACTTGGGAACGCTGCGATGGATACCGATGA
- the urtE gene encoding urea ABC transporter ATP-binding subunit UrtE codes for MLQISGLNVYYGESHILRSVDLHVESGQMVCLIGRNGVGKTTLLKTLMGLIKPRGGYINFDGKAIANKTSDQRARMGIGYVPQGREVIPRLTVKENLILGLEALTDRQKTKPSKDIPEEIFELFPVLKTMLSRLGGDLSGGQQQQLAIARALMGKPKLLVLDEPTEGIQPSIILEIEAAVRKIVATTGLSVLLVEQHLHFVKQADRYYAMQKGSIVSSGATSELSNDVIQQFLAV; via the coding sequence ATGTTGCAAATATCAGGTCTAAATGTTTACTACGGCGAAAGTCATATCCTCCGTTCCGTGGATTTACATGTTGAATCTGGGCAAATGGTGTGCTTAATCGGAAGAAATGGCGTGGGCAAGACTACACTTCTCAAAACACTGATGGGCTTAATTAAACCCCGTGGTGGCTATATCAACTTTGATGGTAAGGCGATCGCTAATAAAACTTCAGATCAACGGGCAAGAATGGGAATTGGCTATGTTCCCCAAGGTCGGGAAGTAATTCCTCGGTTAACGGTAAAAGAGAATTTAATCTTAGGGTTAGAGGCATTGACTGATCGCCAGAAAACCAAACCTAGCAAAGACATACCTGAAGAAATTTTTGAACTATTCCCCGTACTTAAAACTATGCTATCTCGGTTGGGAGGCGATTTAAGTGGAGGACAACAACAACAACTGGCGATCGCCCGAGCGTTAATGGGGAAACCGAAGTTATTAGTTTTAGATGAACCCACCGAAGGAATTCAACCCTCAATTATTTTAGAAATAGAAGCTGCCGTGCGGAAGATAGTTGCCACAACTGGTTTATCCGTATTATTAGTGGAGCAGCACTTACATTTTGTTAAACAAGCAGATCGTTACTATGCTATGCAAAAAGGGAGCATTGTTTCATCGGGAGCTACTTCTGAATTAAGTAATGATGTTATTCAGCAATTCCTAGCGGTATAA
- the urtD gene encoding urea ABC transporter ATP-binding protein UrtD, giving the protein MNEKILEIEDLTVSFDGFKALNNLNFSMDKGELRVVIGPNGAGKTTFLDVITSKVKPTTGQVRFKGRNVRSLAEYQVAQLGVGRKFQTPRVYLNLTVTENLFLSCSRDKSVFGILFGQPTVKEKHTVEELLYTTGLIAKADLKADLLSHGEKQWLEIGMLVAQSPDLLLVDEPVAGLTDEETELTGELLISLAESHSIIVIEHDMEFVRQIARKVTVLHQGSVLCEGTMDEVQNDPQVIEVYLGNQED; this is encoded by the coding sequence ATGAACGAAAAAATCTTGGAGATTGAGGATTTAACTGTCAGTTTTGATGGTTTTAAGGCTTTGAATAATCTCAATTTCTCGATGGATAAGGGTGAATTACGGGTAGTAATCGGACCTAACGGTGCGGGAAAAACCACATTTTTAGATGTAATTACTAGCAAAGTTAAGCCCACGACTGGACAGGTAAGATTTAAGGGGCGCAACGTGCGATCGCTTGCCGAGTATCAAGTGGCACAACTAGGCGTAGGACGAAAGTTTCAGACTCCTAGGGTCTATTTAAACCTAACCGTTACCGAAAACCTATTTCTTTCTTGCAGCCGAGATAAATCCGTATTTGGTATTTTATTTGGACAGCCCACCGTCAAAGAAAAACATACCGTGGAGGAATTGCTATATACCACAGGTCTAATTGCTAAAGCTGACCTCAAAGCTGATTTACTCTCCCACGGGGAAAAGCAATGGCTAGAAATCGGAATGTTAGTGGCACAGTCTCCCGATTTATTATTGGTGGATGAGCCGGTGGCGGGGCTGACTGACGAGGAAACCGAGCTCACAGGAGAATTATTAATCTCCCTTGCCGAGTCCCACTCCATTATTGTGATTGAACATGATATGGAATTTGTGCGCCAGATCGCCCGTAAGGTCACAGTGCTACATCAAGGCTCAGTGCTATGCGAAGGGACTATGGATGAGGTGCAAAATGATCCACAGGTTATAGAAGTTTATCTTGGTAATCAAGAAGATTAG
- the rpmB gene encoding 50S ribosomal protein L28, whose product MMRQCQLTGKKANNGISISFSHKMHKRLQHVNLQNKRIWWAEGKRFVTLSISTKAIKTLQKKGLSAFAKEAGLDLNKL is encoded by the coding sequence ATCATGCGTCAATGCCAACTTACTGGAAAGAAAGCCAATAACGGCATTTCTATCTCTTTTTCCCATAAGATGCACAAGCGTCTGCAACACGTTAATTTACAAAATAAAAGAATTTGGTGGGCTGAAGGCAAGCGATTTGTTACTTTATCCATCTCTACTAAAGCAATTAAGACCCTGCAAAAGAAAGGTTTATCAGCTTTTGCCAAGGAAGCAGGGCTAGACTTAAACAAACTCTAA
- the accD gene encoding acetyl-CoA carboxylase, carboxyltransferase subunit beta: protein MSLFDWFADRRKSPTPELPYDPPYQERDIPDGLWYKCESCDALTYIKDLQTNYMVCPECQHHVQVTSAQRISQLIDPNTWVEINEHLRSCDPLEFRDRKAYKDRLIETEKSTGLGDGIVTGFGKLEGIPVGLGVMDFRFMAGSMGSVVGEKITRLIEASTQQQVPVILVCASGGARMQEGILSLMQMAKTSAALDRHRQSKLLYIPILTYPTTGGVTASFAMLGDIILAEPKALIGFTGRRVIEQTLKQKIPDDFQTAEYLLAHGQVDAVIPRKQLKSTLAMIIGIHRSVPKSVVPPLPANTKLEKLETRAD from the coding sequence ATGTCGCTGTTTGACTGGTTTGCCGATCGCCGTAAATCTCCTACTCCTGAATTGCCGTATGATCCTCCCTATCAAGAGCGGGATATACCCGATGGGCTATGGTACAAGTGCGAATCCTGCGATGCCTTAACCTATATTAAAGATTTGCAGACCAACTATATGGTTTGTCCCGAATGCCAACACCATGTGCAAGTTACTTCTGCCCAAAGAATTAGTCAGCTAATTGATCCAAATACTTGGGTTGAAATCAATGAGCACCTACGTTCCTGTGATCCCTTGGAGTTTCGCGATCGCAAAGCATACAAAGATCGATTAATTGAAACCGAGAAAAGCACTGGTCTTGGGGATGGAATTGTAACTGGATTTGGCAAATTAGAAGGCATACCTGTGGGACTAGGGGTCATGGACTTTCGGTTTATGGCAGGCAGTATGGGATCGGTGGTAGGGGAAAAAATTACTAGACTAATTGAAGCCTCAACCCAACAGCAAGTTCCAGTTATCCTTGTCTGTGCTTCTGGAGGCGCAAGAATGCAGGAGGGAATTTTAAGCTTAATGCAAATGGCAAAGACCTCAGCTGCCCTCGATCGCCATCGCCAGTCTAAATTACTTTACATCCCTATTCTGACCTATCCCACTACAGGCGGAGTTACCGCTAGTTTTGCCATGCTCGGAGATATTATCCTAGCTGAACCGAAGGCACTGATTGGCTTTACGGGCAGGAGGGTAATTGAGCAAACCCTCAAACAAAAAATCCCCGATGACTTTCAAACTGCCGAGTACCTCCTTGCTCATGGGCAAGTTGATGCAGTGATTCCCCGTAAGCAGCTTAAGTCCACCTTAGCTATGATCATCGGTATCCATCGCAGCGTTCCCAAGTCAGTTGTGCCTCCTCTTCCTGCCAATACCAAGCTAGAGAAGCTGGAAACAAGGGCAGATTAA
- a CDS encoding prephenate/arogenate dehydrogenase produces the protein MQIGIIGLGLIGGSLGLDLRSHGHYVWGLSRSQSTCEEAKSVGAVDEAGVNLTEIKSLDQTEVIFVCTPIDSIIKTIAAIAPQLKSSVIITDVGSVKSAVIDQAQTLHPRFIGGHPMAGTAFSGISAAQKNLFQGRPCVLTPNQTTDQEALKILRSLWQSVGAVMYECDPEAHDRSVAWISHLPILISAGLILACDQESNQAIAQLAQHLASSGFRDTSRVGGGNPQLGSLIAEYNQVALLDSLKAYQRVLADLIHQIEAKNWRSLEQSLTVAQQLRNLYL, from the coding sequence ATGCAGATTGGCATCATTGGCTTAGGTCTAATTGGTGGTTCTTTGGGCTTAGATTTACGATCGCATGGTCATTACGTTTGGGGTCTAAGCCGCAGTCAATCTACCTGTGAAGAAGCCAAGTCCGTAGGAGCAGTTGATGAGGCTGGTGTAAATTTAACTGAAATTAAAAGCCTCGATCAGACCGAGGTTATTTTTGTATGTACACCTATTGATAGCATTATTAAAACTATTGCGGCGATCGCTCCTCAGCTAAAATCCTCAGTCATTATTACCGATGTGGGTTCTGTTAAGTCGGCAGTTATCGATCAAGCTCAAACCCTGCATCCCAGATTTATCGGCGGACACCCTATGGCAGGTACTGCTTTTAGTGGTATTAGTGCGGCTCAAAAGAACTTATTTCAAGGTCGTCCCTGCGTTTTAACGCCAAATCAAACCACCGATCAAGAAGCACTAAAAATATTACGATCGCTTTGGCAGTCAGTGGGGGCAGTAATGTATGAATGTGATCCAGAGGCGCATGATCGGTCGGTAGCGTGGATTAGTCATTTACCAATTTTAATTAGTGCGGGTTTAATTTTGGCTTGTGATCAAGAGTCAAATCAAGCGATCGCTCAACTGGCACAACATTTGGCAAGTTCAGGATTTCGGGATACTAGCCGAGTGGGGGGAGGAAATCCGCAGTTGGGAAGTTTAATTGCGGAATATAACCAAGTAGCTTTATTAGATAGCTTAAAAGCATATCAAAGGGTTTTAGCTGATTTAATCCACCAAATTGAAGCAAAAAACTGGAGAAGTTTGGAGCAATCTTTAACTGTGGCGCAGCAATTACGAAATTTATATTTATGA
- a CDS encoding fatty acid desaturase yields MVTVSQPQVSSAPKTLPPDTTLRSIIKTLPPECFTKNPLKAWSGLLFSVIAVALGYVSIALSPWYLLPFAWIYTGTALTGFFVIGHDCGHRSFSNRNWINNLVGHIVFLPLIFPFHPWRLKHDHHHLHTNKMDEDNAWYPFTEELYKEVKPYERTAYRLIRGKFWWLGSIIHWANLHFNPSLYPEKQRKEVIFSAGLVIAYAAIAFPLMILAGGIFGWVNFFLMPWLVYHFWMSTFTIVHHTMPDIPFKTKEAWNAAQDQLTGTVHCEYPAWVELLCHHINVHIPHHISTGIPSYNLRMAHESLKQNWGDYLYETTFNWKLMDRISSECHIYDAENCYRRFDQLS; encoded by the coding sequence ATGGTTACGGTATCCCAACCGCAAGTATCATCTGCGCCCAAAACTCTTCCGCCAGACACCACACTCCGATCAATTATTAAAACCTTACCGCCCGAATGCTTTACCAAGAATCCCCTTAAAGCTTGGTCTGGCTTACTATTCAGCGTTATTGCAGTAGCCTTAGGTTATGTCAGTATCGCCCTATCTCCTTGGTACCTATTGCCCTTCGCTTGGATTTATACTGGCACCGCTCTTACAGGTTTTTTTGTAATTGGTCACGACTGCGGTCACCGTTCTTTTTCTAATCGCAACTGGATCAATAACTTGGTGGGGCATATTGTGTTTTTGCCTTTGATCTTCCCATTTCACCCTTGGCGATTAAAACATGATCATCACCATTTACACACCAATAAAATGGATGAAGATAATGCTTGGTATCCCTTTACTGAGGAGTTATATAAGGAAGTTAAGCCTTATGAACGTACTGCTTATCGCTTGATTCGAGGTAAGTTTTGGTGGTTAGGTTCCATAATTCACTGGGCAAATCTGCACTTTAACCCTAGCCTCTATCCTGAGAAGCAAAGAAAAGAAGTGATATTCTCGGCAGGTTTAGTAATTGCCTACGCAGCGATCGCTTTCCCGTTAATGATTTTGGCGGGTGGTATCTTCGGCTGGGTTAATTTTTTCCTAATGCCTTGGTTGGTTTATCACTTTTGGATGAGTACATTTACGATTGTGCATCATACTATGCCAGATATTCCTTTTAAGACTAAGGAAGCATGGAATGCCGCCCAAGATCAGCTTACAGGTACAGTCCATTGTGAATATCCTGCTTGGGTAGAGCTATTGTGTCATCACATTAATGTCCATATTCCTCACCACATTTCTACGGGTATTCCTTCCTATAATTTGAGAATGGCACATGAATCTCTGAAACAAAACTGGGGTGATTATCTATATGAAACCACATTTAACTGGAAGCTAATGGATCGTATTAGTTCTGAATGTCACATTTATGATGCGGAAAATTGTTATAGGCGGTTTGATCAGTTGTCTTAG
- the urtC gene encoding urea ABC transporter permease subunit UrtC, which produces MTVNSPITEKRSPLGKIGIELGIVLVIALLLIFVIPWVLEATGQGFRVSLLGRFLALAIAALGIDLIWGFTGILSLGHGVFFALGGYAFAMYLKLQIPASATSKLPEFMGLYGVTELPLIWQPFNSFPFTLLAIILIPGITAAVLGYLVFRNRIRGVYFSILTQATTIIFFNFFNGQQKLINGTNGLTDFQTIFGATVRSPETQRAFYIITVIMLIGAYYLCRWLASGRFGRLLVTIRDDENRLRFSGYNPTGFKVMVFAISAALAGIAGALFTPQTGIISPRQMDIGFSIEMVIWVAVGGRGSLIGAVLGTLVVNFAKSLLSEQFPEVWLFFQGALFLIVVMVLPNGLVGWLRTEGYELWQKIQGNREIATYPSLEEDPEVQYERKNLGD; this is translated from the coding sequence ATGACCGTTAATTCTCCAATAACTGAAAAGCGATCGCCCTTAGGTAAGATCGGTATAGAGTTAGGAATAGTTTTAGTTATTGCTTTACTCCTAATATTTGTAATTCCTTGGGTACTAGAAGCAACAGGGCAAGGATTTCGAGTCAGTCTTTTAGGTCGGTTTCTGGCATTAGCGATCGCTGCCTTGGGCATTGATTTAATCTGGGGATTCACGGGCATTCTGAGCCTTGGGCATGGAGTATTTTTCGCCCTTGGTGGTTATGCCTTTGCCATGTACTTAAAGCTGCAAATCCCAGCGTCAGCCACTAGCAAGCTTCCCGAGTTTATGGGCTTGTATGGTGTCACTGAGTTACCACTAATTTGGCAACCTTTTAACTCCTTCCCATTTACGCTCCTAGCGATTATTTTAATTCCCGGAATTACGGCGGCAGTGTTGGGATACTTGGTATTTAGAAACCGAATTCGTGGGGTTTATTTCTCGATTTTGACCCAAGCGACTACGATTATCTTTTTTAATTTCTTTAACGGGCAGCAAAAGCTAATCAATGGCACCAACGGATTAACAGACTTTCAGACAATTTTTGGGGCTACGGTGCGATCGCCTGAAACCCAAAGAGCATTTTACATAATTACAGTTATCATGTTAATCGGTGCCTATTATTTGTGTCGATGGCTTGCCAGTGGAAGGTTTGGCAGATTATTAGTCACAATTCGAGATGATGAAAACCGCCTGAGATTTTCAGGTTACAATCCCACGGGATTTAAGGTGATGGTATTTGCGATTTCCGCAGCTTTAGCAGGTATTGCTGGGGCTTTATTTACCCCCCAAACAGGTATTATCTCCCCAAGGCAAATGGATATTGGCTTTTCCATTGAGATGGTGATTTGGGTGGCAGTTGGTGGGAGAGGCAGCCTAATTGGTGCCGTACTTGGGACTTTAGTTGTGAACTTTGCCAAAAGTTTATTGAGTGAACAATTTCCTGAAGTCTGGCTATTCTTCCAAGGTGCATTATTTTTAATTGTGGTGATGGTTCTCCCCAATGGCTTAGTTGGGTGGTTACGCACCGAAGGCTATGAGCTTTGGCAGAAAATCCAAGGAAACCGTGAAATTGCTACTTATCCCAGTTTAGAAGAAGACCCAGAGGTACAGTATGAACGAAAAAATCTTGGAGATTGA
- a CDS encoding glycosyltransferase family 39 protein has product MLKIRSLITSNPLGFLLSLAFCLRIYSIQSPILGVHAWRQADTAAMARNFYENGYNFLYPQIDWGGNLAGYCQTEFPIYSFFIAILYKFFGVHESIGRLASIIFSLIAIYFFYKLCLEITEDKKLSFWSCFFYIIIPTNIYYSRTFQPESLVLMCAISGTYFFYKWIKNDQKKYLFTSSLLICLACLIKVVPAFYLSLPLIYLAWQKFKSKMFSNLNLYLYTFIIIIPTLAWYFHSYQIANEYGLSFGFGSERFGWNFKRLGIMFEQIIYFIAVRHLLVIGFIAMIFGIFCKREKKEEIFFDLLFISNILYILVFGNLNSFHEYYQLPLLIPTSIYIGKAFTRVSYPKQIINILLIIFLMAGSLFYSVEYITKENPSNSELFELAQIIKQTVPKNSLIVVTTGNDPTILYLSERKGWIPTPDQINPAYLLDRAKDGAKYLAGGYNFVQTYQLAMAEKDKKIIKEIVSKSSSQLLNSEKFFLVKL; this is encoded by the coding sequence ATGTTAAAAATACGAAGTCTAATAACTTCAAACCCACTGGGATTTTTATTATCTTTAGCATTTTGTTTGAGAATATATAGTATCCAATCACCAATTTTGGGTGTCCATGCTTGGAGGCAAGCTGATACTGCGGCGATGGCACGCAATTTTTATGAAAATGGATATAACTTTTTGTATCCACAAATTGACTGGGGTGGCAATCTAGCAGGTTATTGTCAAACAGAATTTCCAATTTATTCATTTTTCATTGCCATACTTTATAAATTTTTTGGTGTTCATGAAAGTATAGGTAGGCTTGCGTCGATTATCTTTTCCTTAATTGCAATTTATTTCTTCTATAAACTTTGCTTAGAGATTACTGAAGATAAAAAGCTATCATTCTGGTCATGCTTTTTCTACATAATTATTCCAACTAATATTTATTACAGTAGAACATTTCAGCCTGAGTCATTAGTATTAATGTGTGCTATTTCAGGAACTTACTTCTTTTATAAATGGATAAAAAATGATCAAAAAAAATATCTCTTTACATCATCTTTATTAATATGCTTGGCATGTCTTATTAAAGTAGTTCCCGCTTTTTATCTTTCTCTGCCGCTTATATACTTGGCTTGGCAAAAATTTAAATCTAAAATGTTCTCAAATCTCAATCTTTATCTTTATACTTTCATCATAATTATTCCCACACTAGCTTGGTACTTTCATTCTTATCAAATTGCTAATGAGTATGGCTTAAGCTTTGGGTTTGGCTCTGAAAGATTTGGCTGGAATTTCAAGCGACTAGGAATAATGTTTGAACAAATTATCTACTTTATAGCAGTTCGCCATCTTCTAGTTATCGGATTTATCGCTATGATATTTGGCATATTTTGTAAAAGGGAAAAGAAGGAAGAAATATTTTTTGACTTGTTATTTATATCAAATATTTTATATATTCTTGTGTTTGGAAATTTAAACTCTTTTCATGAATATTATCAATTACCACTACTTATTCCTACTTCAATATATATAGGTAAAGCCTTTACAAGAGTTAGCTACCCTAAGCAAATAATTAATATACTTCTGATAATTTTTCTAATGGCTGGCTCATTATTTTATTCAGTGGAATATATAACTAAAGAAAATCCTAGCAATTCAGAATTATTTGAACTAGCACAGATTATTAAGCAAACTGTTCCTAAGAATTCTTTGATAGTAGTGACAACTGGTAATGATCCGACAATTCTCTACCTATCGGAAAGAAAAGGATGGATTCCTACACCTGATCAGATCAATCCAGCTTATTTATTAGATCGAGCTAAGGATGGAGCTAAATATTTGGCTGGCGGATACAATTTTGTACAAACCTATCAATTAGCTATGGCAGAAAAAGATAAGAAAATAATTAAAGAAATTGTCTCCAAATCATCATCCCAGCTATTAAATAGTGAGAAATTCTTTTTAGTAAAATTGTAG
- a CDS encoding TIGR03943 family protein, whose protein sequence is MFKSSMGLGLVAIAAWGILLIKLWLFGQLYLLIHPNYIGLTIGAGIVLLGLSSYKTWELLKSSQSIAQAKQKFSQMQHSNLLPSRLSSGLLLAAAIIGLVITPKPFASDAAMHRGVGDQLGAIRTVQQSFRASNRPEERSLIEWIRTLNVYPEPDAYTGQKVKVTGFAVHPPDLPDQYMLISRFVITCCAADVYPVSLPVKLNQNRSNYPVDRWFDISGTMVTENLNGRRQLTIQPTTITAIAEPKNPYDY, encoded by the coding sequence ATGTTTAAGTCTTCAATGGGATTGGGATTAGTTGCGATCGCCGCATGGGGAATTCTACTAATCAAGCTTTGGCTATTTGGGCAACTTTATTTATTAATTCATCCCAACTATATAGGCTTAACTATAGGCGCAGGCATTGTATTACTAGGACTAAGTAGCTACAAAACATGGGAGTTACTCAAAAGTTCACAATCAATTGCTCAAGCTAAACAGAAATTTAGCCAAATGCAACACTCAAACCTATTACCTAGTCGGTTAAGTAGCGGATTACTATTAGCAGCAGCAATTATTGGACTAGTCATTACCCCAAAACCCTTTGCCAGTGACGCAGCGATGCACAGAGGGGTTGGTGATCAGTTAGGTGCTATTCGTACAGTACAGCAATCCTTTCGCGCCAGTAATCGACCTGAAGAGCGATCGCTAATTGAATGGATTAGAACCTTAAATGTTTATCCTGAACCTGATGCTTATACTGGACAAAAGGTTAAAGTTACTGGTTTTGCCGTGCATCCTCCCGATTTACCCGATCAATATATGTTGATCTCTCGGTTTGTGATTACCTGTTGTGCTGCCGATGTTTATCCCGTCAGCTTGCCCGTTAAACTTAATCAAAATAGGAGTAATTATCCCGTCGACCGTTGGTTTGATATTTCAGGAACCATGGTTACAGAAAACCTTAATGGCAGACGACAGCTAACTATTCAGCCTACAACCATCACGGCGATCGCAGAACCGAAAAATCCCTACGACTATTAG